Genomic segment of Paenibacillus macerans:
AAATTGTCGGCAGTCCTTATCAGCCCCGGACCATTTTTGACGATGAGAAGATCGATGAATTATGCCAAACGATTAAGACTCACGGCGTCATTCAGCCGATTGTCGTTCGCCAGCGGGATGACAAGTATGAAATCATTGCCGGGGAACGGCGCTGGCGCGCGGTCAAAAAATTAGGGTTGGAGACGATTCCGGCCATTTTGCGCGATTTCAACGATTCCCAGGCCGCTTCGATTGCGTTGATCGAGAATCTGCAGCGGGAAGGTCTAACTTCGATTGAAGAAGCTATGGCATACCAAAATTTGATCGATCTTCATCAATTGACACAGGAAAGCCTGGCGCAAAGATTAGGGAAAAGCCAGTCGACCATCGCAAATAAAATTCGTTTGCTTCAGCTTCCGGAAGAAGTGAAAACGGCGCTCATGGAACGGAAAATTACGGAACGTCATGCGCGCGCTTTACTGTCCTTGGACTCCGAGGAACTGCAACTGAAAGTCCTGGCTGAAATAATCAGCAAGGAATTGAATGTGAAACAAACCGAAGCCAGAATTGCCTTTTATAAGGAAGTTTCGAAAAACAAAAAATCGGCTTCCAGGCGGATTTCATTTACGAAGGACGTCAGACTGGCGCTGAATACGATTCGCCAATCGATCGATATGGTTACCGGTTCAGGATTGCAAATTAAAACGGAAGAAAAAGATCACGAAGATCATTATGAAATTGTCATTCAAATTCCTAAGCGTTCCTAGAATGCTTGCTGACCCTTACCGCGAGGTTTGATGGTCAGCTTCTTTTTCGCAAATTCAGCCACATGCTCATGGAATGGAACGCACTTCCTCGCCAATTCATTCGATTGGATCAATCTGTTTCTGTTCCATAAACCAGCTCACGGTTTTAGGAAATCAACACTCGGGTTAGAAATACTTCCGAGGGGCTTTTTGGTCTTTTTGTAGCTGCAACTTGGCGAATTCAAACATCTATATGAACTACAAGAAGATTCTTCTATTATATTGAGGTGAACTGGATTGTCTAAAATCATTGCCATAGCGAACCAAAAGGGAGGCGTCGGAAAAACGACGACTTCTGTTAATTTGGGAGCTGGACTTGCTGCGATTGGAAAAAAGGTGCTGCTGATCGATATTGATCCGCAGGGGAATACGACCAGCGGCGTTGGCATCAATAAAGCGGACGTAGCCAACTGTATCTACGACGTCCTTATTAATGAAGTACATCCTAAAGAAGCGATTGCGCATACCGAAATCGAAAATTTGGATATTATCCCTGCGACGATTCAGTTGGCCGGCGCAGAGATTGAGCTTGTGCCTACGATTTCCCGCGAAGTCCGTTTGAAGAAATCGCTTCAGCCGGTTCGCAGCTTGTACGATTACATTCTCATCGATTGCCCGCCGTCTCTCGGCATTTTGACGATTAATTCGTTAACGGCCGCCGACTCCGTGCTTATCCCGATTCAGTGCGAATATTATGCTTTGGAAGGGCTAAGCCAGCTTTTGAACACGGTTCGTCTGGTACAAAAACATTTGAATACATCACTGCAAATCGAAGGCGTGTTGTTGACCATGTTCGATGCGCGCACCAACCTTGGCATTCAGGTGATTGAAGAGGTTAAGAAATATTTTCAGCAAAAGGTATACAAAACGGTTATTCCGCGCAATGTCCGGTTGAGTGAGGCGCCTTCTCATGGACAATCGATTATTACGTATGATCCACGCTCTAAGGGTGCGGAAGTATATTTAGAGTTGGCAAAGGAAGTGGTCTCTTATGAGTAGCAAACGATTGGGGAAAGGATTGGACGCTCTCATACCGTCGCTTTCTATTCAAGACGATGACAAAGTCATTGAGATTCCTCTCAACCAGCTTCGTGCCAATCCGTATCAACCACGCAAATCTTTCGACGAAGAAGCAATTCGGGAACTGGCTGAATCCATTCGCCAGCACGGCGTGATTCAGCCGATTATCGTGCGCAGTGTACTGAAAGGTTATGAAATCATTGCCGGCGAACGGCGGTTCCGGGCTTCGCAATTCTGCGGGAATACGACGATTCCAGCGGTAGTAAGAACTTTTTCCGACCAGCAGGTTATGGAAATCGCGCTCATTGAAAACTTGCAGCGGGAAAACCTGAATGCGATGGAAATCGCGGTAGCTTATCAGGGGTTGATGGATCAGTTCCAGTTGACCCAAGAGGAGTTGTCCCTGAAGGTAGGAAAATCCCGCTCCCATATCGCCAACTTTTTACGGCTGCTGACCTTGCCGGATGAAGTCAAAGATTATGTTTCACGTGGAACATTGTCGATGGGACATGCGCGTGCATTAGTTGGATTAAAGGACCCGGCAACGATCAAACAGTTGGCCAAACAATGTATTGATCATGAGTGGAGTGTTCGTGACCTGGAGGAAGCTGTTCAGCAGCTAGATCGCAAAAAACAGGAAAAACCAAAAAGCACCAACAAAAAGCGGGATCCTTATATCGAAGAAGTAGAGGAAACTTTGCGTGAACGGTATAAGACGACCGTTAAAATCAAAGCGAACAAGGAAAAAGGAAAAATCGAGATCAATTA
This window contains:
- the noc gene encoding nucleoid occlusion protein — its product is MKEQFSKLFGLTERSSGDEVKQIPVGEIVGSPYQPRTIFDDEKIDELCQTIKTHGVIQPIVVRQRDDKYEIIAGERRWRAVKKLGLETIPAILRDFNDSQAASIALIENLQREGLTSIEEAMAYQNLIDLHQLTQESLAQRLGKSQSTIANKIRLLQLPEEVKTALMERKITERHARALLSLDSEELQLKVLAEIISKELNVKQTEARIAFYKEVSKNKKSASRRISFTKDVRLALNTIRQSIDMVTGSGLQIKTEEKDHEDHYEIVIQIPKRS
- a CDS encoding ParA family protein; amino-acid sequence: MSKIIAIANQKGGVGKTTTSVNLGAGLAAIGKKVLLIDIDPQGNTTSGVGINKADVANCIYDVLINEVHPKEAIAHTEIENLDIIPATIQLAGAEIELVPTISREVRLKKSLQPVRSLYDYILIDCPPSLGILTINSLTAADSVLIPIQCEYYALEGLSQLLNTVRLVQKHLNTSLQIEGVLLTMFDARTNLGIQVIEEVKKYFQQKVYKTVIPRNVRLSEAPSHGQSIITYDPRSKGAEVYLELAKEVVSYE
- a CDS encoding ParB/RepB/Spo0J family partition protein, with translation MSSKRLGKGLDALIPSLSIQDDDKVIEIPLNQLRANPYQPRKSFDEEAIRELAESIRQHGVIQPIIVRSVLKGYEIIAGERRFRASQFCGNTTIPAVVRTFSDQQVMEIALIENLQRENLNAMEIAVAYQGLMDQFQLTQEELSLKVGKSRSHIANFLRLLTLPDEVKDYVSRGTLSMGHARALVGLKDPATIKQLAKQCIDHEWSVRDLEEAVQQLDRKKQEKPKSTNKKRDPYIEEVEETLRERYKTTVKIKANKEKGKIEINYYSLQDLQRILDMLS